In a single window of the Bactrocera dorsalis isolate Fly_Bdor chromosome 2, ASM2337382v1, whole genome shotgun sequence genome:
- the LOC105224586 gene encoding transmembrane protein 245 isoform X11, which translates to MNRSDSIRRDRSFDSVLNKLMRMRSQNHETFKAAMYNFLIAAGIAAFVAVCFILGPFVRPLLWAFLMGAVLFPFKRRLAQLLNGWFERLEERDSNVLVSICLAPLEATEHCGSLVVSWLHEHWQLLTAGVGVAACIKLLVLYAPKGFLCAVWRFVVFSHSTFVQLIGFLNIYLLIAIIVVYLTSVYFLWKPENSTKFVMAGQSLWVAIVSYGCSFLGALQVPAFILIMLYVGVSIIYHMRTAEGSSSCIEKLKKLLDKTDFEKSVSNISVKKQSLHSDAEDVSLSETLDSLDNTELLDENEVPHLSGIYFKCLFYACVATFLYRNVWMFILAAIPISLHLLYTLGNVTGFTAFISNKMNEAYENLKSWAIEHHSAVLPLCLPGVLELNYKINAIIRDSLKSSVDLVTSILMIILMLLIIVFLGVFFCVNIYSETIEVAYLGKDLINKTITDRPELIDILPENIQSSIDDALDNAHHYGRRKIETYIDDWLAEADSVHATKLKEQILDVWDRLIQYWIDVNKSDSAYGPRVPTDALKTTFGEIVDNPGHFKELVLVAKQGIIGWAKSNTQTILEVAESLWHIIRTNLSMIMSFTGDILSLLLSGGQACVEFILDMIVFFTALFYLLSSSNTKYAPLQVTKYLGFSTSGSKIADALENSISGVLISMFKCSIFTGLFTWLVHTVFGARIVFLPSALAAILSAAPFLGSYWCSLPALLELWLAQDRFYAGLVLFLLQFFVPPYFEAAIYAEMKGGGHPYLTGLAIAGGMYWIGWQGAIFGPLMLCFFIGIFEVAAVAMRANEDARCIL; encoded by the exons atGAATCGTTCAGACTCAATTAGGCGCGATCGCTCCTTCGACAGCGTTCTTAACAAGTTGATGCGTATGCGTTCGCAGAATCATGAAACCTTCAAAGCGGCcatgtacaattttttaatagctGCCGGCATTGCAGCATTTGTTGCCGTCTGCTTTATACTAGGTCCTTTTGTGCGTCCTTTACTCTGGGCTTTCCTGATGGGAGCAGTGCTCTTTCCTTTCAAGAGACGTTTAGCGCAGTTGTTGAATGGTTGGTTTGAGCGTTTGGAGGAACGCGATTCTAATGTGTTGGTATCAATATGTTTGGCACCGCTGGAAGCTACCGAACATTGTGGCAGTTTAGTGGTAAGTTGGCTGCACGAACACTGGCAATTGTTGACGGCAGGTGTGGGTGTAGCTGCTTGTATCAAATTGTTGGTGCTATATGCACCCAAAGGGTTCCTGTGTGCCGTTTGGCGTTTTGTAGTTTTCTCGCATAGTACTTTTGTGCAGTTAATTggttttcttaatatataccTG ttaATTGCAATAATTGTTGTATACTTGACGTCAGTATATTTCTTGTGGAAACCAGAAAATAGCACCAAGTTCGTCATGGCTGGCCAGTCGCTTTGGGTGGCTATAGTTAGTTATGGTTGCAGCTTTTTAGGCGCACTACAAGTACCTGCCTTTATTTTGATAATGTTGTATGTAGGTGTATCAATTATATACCATATGCGCACTGCGGAAGGATCTAGCAGTtgcatagaaaaattaaaaaagttgctaGACAAAACTGACTTTGAAAAGTCAGTAAGCAACATCAGTGTGAAGAAGCAAAGTTTGCATTCCGACGCCGAAGATGTCTCCTTGAGCGAAACTTTGGATTCGCTGGACAATACTGAGTTGTTAGATGAAAATGAGGTGCCACACCTGAGTGGAATCTACTTCAAATGCTTATTCTACGCATGCGTAGCAACATTTTTGTATCGTAATGTTTGGATGTTCATATTGGCCGCCATACCCATATCACTGCATTTGTTATATACATTGGGCAATGTGACTGGCTTCACGGCTTTcatatcaaataaaatgaaTGAAGCCTATGAAAACTTAAAg AGTTGGGCTATTGAACACCATTCTGCCGTACTGCCGCTCTGTTTGCCCGGTGTGCTTGAattgaattacaaaataaacGCCATAATACGCGATTCATTAAAGTCCTCTGTCGACTTGGTCACTTCCATACTGATGATAATACTCATGCTGTTAATTATCGTCTTTCTTGGCGTATTTTTCTGTGTCAATATCTATTCCGAAACCATTGAAGTTGCTTACTTGGGCAAAGATCtgataaacaaaacaattactGATCGTCCGGAATTGATCGATATACTACCTGAGAATATACAGTCATCCATTGATGATGCTTTGGATAATGCGCATCATTATGGGCGTCGGAAAATCGAAACGTACATCGATGATTGGCTAGCCGAAGCCGATTCAGTACATGCCACTAAGCTGAAGGAACAAATTTTAGATGTCTGGGATCGTTTAATACAGTACTGGATTGATGTTAATAAATCTGACTCGGCTTATGGACCACGTGTGCCAACAGATGCCCTCAAAACGACTTTCGGTGAAATTGTTGATAATCCTG gaCATTTTAAAGAGCTAGTTTTAGTGGCAAAACAGGGCATTATCGGCTGGGCGAAGAGCAACACACAAACCATACTGGAAGTGGCTGAATCTCTGTGGCACATCATACGCACGAATCTCTCGATGATCATGAGCTTTACGGGTGATATTTTATCTCTGCTACTGTCTGGCGGTCAGGCGTGTGTGGAGTTCATACTGGATATG ATTGTCTTCTTTACTGCGCTATTCTATTTGCTTTCGAGCAGTAATACGAAATATGCGCCACTACAGGTTACCAAATATTTGGGCTTCTCAACGTCCGGCTCTAAAATCGCCGATGCTTTGGAGAATTCCATTTCAGGCGTACTAATCTCCATGTTTAAGTGTTCCATTTTCACCGGTCTCTTCACATGGCTGGTGCATACAGTGTTTGGCGCGCGCATTGTCTTCCTGCCATCGGCGTTGGCGGCCATTTTGTCGGCAGCACCATTTTTGGGCAGCTATTGGTGTTCGCTGCCGGCTTTGTTGGAGTTGTGGTTGGCGCAAGATCGCTTCTATGCCGGACTTGTGCTCTTTCTACTGCAATTCTTCGTGCCACCGTATTTCGAGGCCGCCATCTATGCGGAGATGAAGGG cgGTGGACATCCATATTTGACTGGTTTGGCTATCGCCGGTGGCATGTATTGGATTGGCTGGCAGGGTGCGATCTTCGGCCCGTTAATGCTCTGCTTCTTCATAGGTATATTTGAAGTGGCTGCCGTAGCCATGCGTGCCAACGAAGATGCAAG gtgCATTTTGTAG
- the LOC105224586 gene encoding transmembrane protein 245 isoform X9: MNRSDSIRRDRSFDSVLNKLMRMRSQNHETFKAAMYNFLIAAGIAAFVAVCFILGPFVRPLLWAFLMGAVLFPFKRRLAQLLNGWFERLEERDSNVLVSICLAPLEATEHCGSLVVSWLHEHWQLLTAGVGVAACIKLLVLYAPKGFLCAVWRFVVFSHSTFVQLIGFLNIYLLIAIIVVYLTSVYFLWKPENSTKFVMAGQSLWVAIVSYGCSFLGALQVPAFILIMLYVGVSIIYHMRTAEGSSSCIEKLKKLLDKTDFEKSVSNISVKKQSLHSDAEDVSLSETLDSLDNTELLDENEVPHLSGIYFKCLFYACVATFLYRNVWMFILAAIPISLHLLYTLGNVTGFTAFISNKMNEAYENLKSWAIEHHSAVLPLCLPGVLELNYKINAIIRDSLKSSVDLVTSILMIILMLLIIVFLGVFFCVNIYSETIEVAYLGKDLINKTITDRPELIDILPENIQSSIDDALDNAHHYGRRKIETYIDDWLAEADSVHATKLKEQILDVWDRLIQYWIDVNKSDSAYGPRVPTDALKTTFGEIVDNPVAKQGIIGWAKSNTQTILEVAESLWHIIRTNLSMIMSFTGDILSLLLSGGQACVEFILDMIVFFTALFYLLSSSNTKYAPLQVTKYLGFSTSGSKIADALENSISGVLISMFKCSIFTGLFTWLVHTVFGARIVFLPSALAAILSAAPFLGSYWCSLPALLELWLAQDRFYAGLVLFLLQFFVPPYFEAAIYAEMKGGGHPYLTGLAIAGGMYWIGWQGAIFGPLMLCFFIGIFEVAAVAMRANEDARRSSDEDTRATERRHSFYDY, translated from the exons atGAATCGTTCAGACTCAATTAGGCGCGATCGCTCCTTCGACAGCGTTCTTAACAAGTTGATGCGTATGCGTTCGCAGAATCATGAAACCTTCAAAGCGGCcatgtacaattttttaatagctGCCGGCATTGCAGCATTTGTTGCCGTCTGCTTTATACTAGGTCCTTTTGTGCGTCCTTTACTCTGGGCTTTCCTGATGGGAGCAGTGCTCTTTCCTTTCAAGAGACGTTTAGCGCAGTTGTTGAATGGTTGGTTTGAGCGTTTGGAGGAACGCGATTCTAATGTGTTGGTATCAATATGTTTGGCACCGCTGGAAGCTACCGAACATTGTGGCAGTTTAGTGGTAAGTTGGCTGCACGAACACTGGCAATTGTTGACGGCAGGTGTGGGTGTAGCTGCTTGTATCAAATTGTTGGTGCTATATGCACCCAAAGGGTTCCTGTGTGCCGTTTGGCGTTTTGTAGTTTTCTCGCATAGTACTTTTGTGCAGTTAATTggttttcttaatatataccTG ttaATTGCAATAATTGTTGTATACTTGACGTCAGTATATTTCTTGTGGAAACCAGAAAATAGCACCAAGTTCGTCATGGCTGGCCAGTCGCTTTGGGTGGCTATAGTTAGTTATGGTTGCAGCTTTTTAGGCGCACTACAAGTACCTGCCTTTATTTTGATAATGTTGTATGTAGGTGTATCAATTATATACCATATGCGCACTGCGGAAGGATCTAGCAGTtgcatagaaaaattaaaaaagttgctaGACAAAACTGACTTTGAAAAGTCAGTAAGCAACATCAGTGTGAAGAAGCAAAGTTTGCATTCCGACGCCGAAGATGTCTCCTTGAGCGAAACTTTGGATTCGCTGGACAATACTGAGTTGTTAGATGAAAATGAGGTGCCACACCTGAGTGGAATCTACTTCAAATGCTTATTCTACGCATGCGTAGCAACATTTTTGTATCGTAATGTTTGGATGTTCATATTGGCCGCCATACCCATATCACTGCATTTGTTATATACATTGGGCAATGTGACTGGCTTCACGGCTTTcatatcaaataaaatgaaTGAAGCCTATGAAAACTTAAAg AGTTGGGCTATTGAACACCATTCTGCCGTACTGCCGCTCTGTTTGCCCGGTGTGCTTGAattgaattacaaaataaacGCCATAATACGCGATTCATTAAAGTCCTCTGTCGACTTGGTCACTTCCATACTGATGATAATACTCATGCTGTTAATTATCGTCTTTCTTGGCGTATTTTTCTGTGTCAATATCTATTCCGAAACCATTGAAGTTGCTTACTTGGGCAAAGATCtgataaacaaaacaattactGATCGTCCGGAATTGATCGATATACTACCTGAGAATATACAGTCATCCATTGATGATGCTTTGGATAATGCGCATCATTATGGGCGTCGGAAAATCGAAACGTACATCGATGATTGGCTAGCCGAAGCCGATTCAGTACATGCCACTAAGCTGAAGGAACAAATTTTAGATGTCTGGGATCGTTTAATACAGTACTGGATTGATGTTAATAAATCTGACTCGGCTTATGGACCACGTGTGCCAACAGATGCCCTCAAAACGACTTTCGGTGAAATTGTTGATAATCCTG TGGCAAAACAGGGCATTATCGGCTGGGCGAAGAGCAACACACAAACCATACTGGAAGTGGCTGAATCTCTGTGGCACATCATACGCACGAATCTCTCGATGATCATGAGCTTTACGGGTGATATTTTATCTCTGCTACTGTCTGGCGGTCAGGCGTGTGTGGAGTTCATACTGGATATG ATTGTCTTCTTTACTGCGCTATTCTATTTGCTTTCGAGCAGTAATACGAAATATGCGCCACTACAGGTTACCAAATATTTGGGCTTCTCAACGTCCGGCTCTAAAATCGCCGATGCTTTGGAGAATTCCATTTCAGGCGTACTAATCTCCATGTTTAAGTGTTCCATTTTCACCGGTCTCTTCACATGGCTGGTGCATACAGTGTTTGGCGCGCGCATTGTCTTCCTGCCATCGGCGTTGGCGGCCATTTTGTCGGCAGCACCATTTTTGGGCAGCTATTGGTGTTCGCTGCCGGCTTTGTTGGAGTTGTGGTTGGCGCAAGATCGCTTCTATGCCGGACTTGTGCTCTTTCTACTGCAATTCTTCGTGCCACCGTATTTCGAGGCCGCCATCTATGCGGAGATGAAGGG cgGTGGACATCCATATTTGACTGGTTTGGCTATCGCCGGTGGCATGTATTGGATTGGCTGGCAGGGTGCGATCTTCGGCCCGTTAATGCTCTGCTTCTTCATAGGTATATTTGAAGTGGCTGCCGTAGCCATGCGTGCCAACGAAGATGCAAG GCGCAGCTCCGATGAGGACACCCGCGCGAC CGAACGCAGACATTCCTTTTATGACTATTAA
- the LOC105224586 gene encoding transmembrane protein 245 isoform X8, with product MNRSDSIRRDRSFDSVLNKLMRMRSQNHETFKAAMYNFLIAAGIAAFVAVCFILGPFVRPLLWAFLMGAVLFPFKRRLAQLLNGWFERLEERDSNVLVSICLAPLEATEHCGSLVVSWLHEHWQLLTAGVGVAACIKLLVLYAPKGFLCAVWRFVVFSHSTFVQLIGFLNIYLLIAIIVVYLTSVYFLWKPENSTKFVMAGQSLWVAIVSYGCSFLGALQVPAFILIMLYVGVSIIYHMRTAEGSSSCIEKLKKLLDKTDFEKSVSNISVKKQSLHSDAEDVSLSETLDSLDNTELLDENEVPHLSGIYFKCLFYACVATFLYRNVWMFILAAIPISLHLLYTLGNVTGFTAFISNKMNEAYENLKSWAIEHHSAVLPLCLPGVLELNYKINAIIRDSLKSSVDLVTSILMIILMLLIIVFLGVFFCVNIYSETIEVAYLGKDLINKTITDRPELIDILPENIQSSIDDALDNAHHYGRRKIETYIDDWLAEADSVHATKLKEQILDVWDRLIQYWIDVNKSDSAYGPRVPTDALKTTFGEIVDNPGHFKELVLVAKQGIIGWAKSNTQTILEVAESLWHIIRTNLSMIMSFTGDILSLLLSGGQACVEFILDMIVFFTALFYLLSSSNTKYAPLQVTKYLGFSTSGSKIADALENSISGVLISMFKCSIFTGLFTWLVHTVFGARIVFLPSALAAILSAAPFLGSYWCSLPALLELWLAQDRFYAGLVLFLLQFFVPPYFEAAIYAEMKGGGHPYLTGLAIAGGMYWIGWQGAIFGPLMLCFFIGIFEVAAVAMRANEDARRSSDEDTRATERRHSFYDY from the exons atGAATCGTTCAGACTCAATTAGGCGCGATCGCTCCTTCGACAGCGTTCTTAACAAGTTGATGCGTATGCGTTCGCAGAATCATGAAACCTTCAAAGCGGCcatgtacaattttttaatagctGCCGGCATTGCAGCATTTGTTGCCGTCTGCTTTATACTAGGTCCTTTTGTGCGTCCTTTACTCTGGGCTTTCCTGATGGGAGCAGTGCTCTTTCCTTTCAAGAGACGTTTAGCGCAGTTGTTGAATGGTTGGTTTGAGCGTTTGGAGGAACGCGATTCTAATGTGTTGGTATCAATATGTTTGGCACCGCTGGAAGCTACCGAACATTGTGGCAGTTTAGTGGTAAGTTGGCTGCACGAACACTGGCAATTGTTGACGGCAGGTGTGGGTGTAGCTGCTTGTATCAAATTGTTGGTGCTATATGCACCCAAAGGGTTCCTGTGTGCCGTTTGGCGTTTTGTAGTTTTCTCGCATAGTACTTTTGTGCAGTTAATTggttttcttaatatataccTG ttaATTGCAATAATTGTTGTATACTTGACGTCAGTATATTTCTTGTGGAAACCAGAAAATAGCACCAAGTTCGTCATGGCTGGCCAGTCGCTTTGGGTGGCTATAGTTAGTTATGGTTGCAGCTTTTTAGGCGCACTACAAGTACCTGCCTTTATTTTGATAATGTTGTATGTAGGTGTATCAATTATATACCATATGCGCACTGCGGAAGGATCTAGCAGTtgcatagaaaaattaaaaaagttgctaGACAAAACTGACTTTGAAAAGTCAGTAAGCAACATCAGTGTGAAGAAGCAAAGTTTGCATTCCGACGCCGAAGATGTCTCCTTGAGCGAAACTTTGGATTCGCTGGACAATACTGAGTTGTTAGATGAAAATGAGGTGCCACACCTGAGTGGAATCTACTTCAAATGCTTATTCTACGCATGCGTAGCAACATTTTTGTATCGTAATGTTTGGATGTTCATATTGGCCGCCATACCCATATCACTGCATTTGTTATATACATTGGGCAATGTGACTGGCTTCACGGCTTTcatatcaaataaaatgaaTGAAGCCTATGAAAACTTAAAg AGTTGGGCTATTGAACACCATTCTGCCGTACTGCCGCTCTGTTTGCCCGGTGTGCTTGAattgaattacaaaataaacGCCATAATACGCGATTCATTAAAGTCCTCTGTCGACTTGGTCACTTCCATACTGATGATAATACTCATGCTGTTAATTATCGTCTTTCTTGGCGTATTTTTCTGTGTCAATATCTATTCCGAAACCATTGAAGTTGCTTACTTGGGCAAAGATCtgataaacaaaacaattactGATCGTCCGGAATTGATCGATATACTACCTGAGAATATACAGTCATCCATTGATGATGCTTTGGATAATGCGCATCATTATGGGCGTCGGAAAATCGAAACGTACATCGATGATTGGCTAGCCGAAGCCGATTCAGTACATGCCACTAAGCTGAAGGAACAAATTTTAGATGTCTGGGATCGTTTAATACAGTACTGGATTGATGTTAATAAATCTGACTCGGCTTATGGACCACGTGTGCCAACAGATGCCCTCAAAACGACTTTCGGTGAAATTGTTGATAATCCTG gaCATTTTAAAGAGCTAGTTTTAGTGGCAAAACAGGGCATTATCGGCTGGGCGAAGAGCAACACACAAACCATACTGGAAGTGGCTGAATCTCTGTGGCACATCATACGCACGAATCTCTCGATGATCATGAGCTTTACGGGTGATATTTTATCTCTGCTACTGTCTGGCGGTCAGGCGTGTGTGGAGTTCATACTGGATATG ATTGTCTTCTTTACTGCGCTATTCTATTTGCTTTCGAGCAGTAATACGAAATATGCGCCACTACAGGTTACCAAATATTTGGGCTTCTCAACGTCCGGCTCTAAAATCGCCGATGCTTTGGAGAATTCCATTTCAGGCGTACTAATCTCCATGTTTAAGTGTTCCATTTTCACCGGTCTCTTCACATGGCTGGTGCATACAGTGTTTGGCGCGCGCATTGTCTTCCTGCCATCGGCGTTGGCGGCCATTTTGTCGGCAGCACCATTTTTGGGCAGCTATTGGTGTTCGCTGCCGGCTTTGTTGGAGTTGTGGTTGGCGCAAGATCGCTTCTATGCCGGACTTGTGCTCTTTCTACTGCAATTCTTCGTGCCACCGTATTTCGAGGCCGCCATCTATGCGGAGATGAAGGG cgGTGGACATCCATATTTGACTGGTTTGGCTATCGCCGGTGGCATGTATTGGATTGGCTGGCAGGGTGCGATCTTCGGCCCGTTAATGCTCTGCTTCTTCATAGGTATATTTGAAGTGGCTGCCGTAGCCATGCGTGCCAACGAAGATGCAAG GCGCAGCTCCGATGAGGACACCCGCGCGAC CGAACGCAGACATTCCTTTTATGACTATTAA